The Sus scrofa isolate TJ Tabasco breed Duroc unplaced genomic scaffold, Sscrofa11.1 Contig2293, whole genome shotgun sequence genome contains the following window.
TGACAGGCAACCTGTTCATCATTATCGTATCATACCTGGACTCCCATCTgcacactcccatgtacttcttcctctcaaacctgtcttttctggatctctgCTACTCTACCAGCTTCATCCCCCAGTTGCTGGTCaacctctggggcccaggaaaAGCCATGTCTTATGTAGGTTTCATGACTCAACTTTACTTTTCCCTTGCACTGGGATCCACAGGATGTGTGCTACTGGTGGTGATGTCCTATGACCGTTATGCAGCTGTATGTAGACCCTTGCATTACACTGTCCTCATGCACCCTCGTTTCTGCCAtctgttggctgtggcttcttGGGTAAGTGGCTTCACCAACTCAGCACTTCATTCCTCATTTACCGCCTGGGTACCCCTGTGTGGACATGGCCAAGTggaccatttcttctgtgaagttccAGCACTGCTGCGACTGTCTTGTGTTGATACAAGACAGCTAATGAGCTGGCCCTCATGGTCACGAGCTCCGTTTTTGTTCTCATACCTCTCATCCTCATTCTCAGCTCCTATGGTGCATTGCCCGTGCTGTGCTGAGGATGCGGTCAACAGCTGGACTTCAGAAAGTCTTTGGGTCATGTGGAGCCCATCTTCTGGTTGTGTCCCTGTTTCTCATTCCAGGAATGTTTATATATCTCCAGCCCCCATCAGGAGGTTCTCAAGATCAAGGAGAGTTCATTGCCCTTTTTTATACTGTTGTCCCACCTAGCCTCAACCCTCTAATCTACACTTGAGAAACAAAGAGGTAAGAGGGGCAGTAAAGAGATTAATGGGGTGAGAGTAAGCCTGTGTACTTGTGACATGAATAGAATAATGGAGCATCTCTTCACCAGTGGTTCATCTGCCCATCCATGTATCAACCACTCTTTCATTCACTTGCTTTGTCAGCACGGATGGAGCATGTACTTTCACTATATCACAGAGTTTGTGGCATTAGATAGGAATTCAACACAGACTGCCCACATGACAACCTCCCTAGAGTGGAGAAAACAACCATGTAATATCAAAATCAAACtcaatattagatttttttcagtggtgcaatcctaaaaaaacaaaggtatGCCTTTCTTAATTGAAAATGAGATATGGATTTATTCTAAAAATTGATAAAAGGGCAGGTGTTATATAtgtttctcttttggccacacctgtggcattttaagttcctgggccagggatcaaatctgagctgcagctgcaacgtaTGCCACAGCAGCGGGaataccggatcattaacctgctgagtcacagtgggagctctgagcAGGTCTAATTCTTATGGAGAGATGATATTCTTAATTGTAAATAACCTATactgtgtgttttaatttcttgctttttggGCAGAATTTGTCATAAAATTTGTCTTGTTTTGATTAACTATAGTGAAATACCTTAAATCTTTTCTCCAATTCATCCTTTTTTTGAAAGTAGTTAATTTGAGAGAAATTTTGGTCTATGTTCTTTATTATACCTTTATCAATAGTAAGAAAATAAGTTTCATGAATCAGCGGTCTCTGAAAAAATGTAGCAGAAGTAAGCACCTCATATTTCGTTTTTCCCTCCAATATAGTGAGTAGTGTAAAGGAGATGGAAATAACTTGTAGTTATAATATATAGCTTGTGAAGTAACGGTCATCCATAGACTAGGTCAGGTAAGTACTTGGGGCCCCTGCATAACCTAAGTTTCTAAAAAGAATATCAGAAGCAACCAAGTACTAGGCTCTGAAAGCAATTTGATAAATCTGATGTGTACTTGAAAGAATTACGTGAAAATATACTGGAAAAATTATGACAAAGCTGTTTgaaaaatgttagtttttttctttttgagcttGATCTGACTTAAATATTAGTGGTAAGTACATTACGAAAATCAACTTATATATTTTCCGAGtaaggaaatgtatttttattaaagtaatagTTTTGTTACCTGTATTATTGCTGCTATCTCTATCTGAAATAAGTGTAGCATGCACATAACATTTTAAACTGGAATCCGTATCGTATGGTAATCCAATTGCCAGCTGTAGTTTTGAGGCCTGTAACGTTTTCACATGATTGATTCAAATcccattcccagagttcccatcatggcgcagtgggaaggaatctgactaggaaccatggagttgtgggttcgatccctggcttgctcagtgggttaaggattcagcattgccatgagctgtggtataggtcgcagatgcagttggatcccatgttgctgtggctgtggtgtaggctgtcggctatagctctgatttgacccctagcctgggaacctacatatgctgcgggtgtggccctaaaaggcaaaaaacaaacaaataaaaaaaccttatCAAATCCcattccctaattttttttcttttctttctttgtttgtttttttttttttttctttgctttgctttttaggtctgcacctggggcatatagaagttccaggctaggggtccaataggagctgtatctgcaacctacaccacagcgcatggcaatgcctgatcctcaacccactgagcaaagccagggattgaaaccgcaacctcgtggttcccagtcagattcgtttctgctgtgccacttcGGGAAATCCCAttccctaaatttttaaaatgaaaaacacatccCCAAACTTCCCCTCAGTTTCTGGTGTGGTTTGCAATTACATTGATTCTGATGTCTTTGCCTTTGTGTGTCTGTCATTCTTTATCTCCACCTCGACACAAACAGTAATACGGCATACATTCATTTGTCCTTAACCTATTGTCTAAGAAAGGAAGAACCAAGAATCATGTACATGTAAGGACTGTTAGTAAATAATTAGTGCCGCACAGAGTGAACCATCACAgagcaaaataaaacttttaaaagcaaaCCCAATAGTTTAGTTCTTTGAACCACCATGTACTTATGGAAATCTTATTGTTTGCAACACTTCATGTAATACCCTGGCCTCTCACTATCTAATTCAAGAAAACtgtgggacttcccattgtggctcactggtactgaacctgacgagtatccttGAGAaagcgggtttgatcgctggccctgatcagttggttaaggatccagtgttgcgtgagcagtggtataggtcacagacgtggcttggatgccacgttgctgtggctgtggtgtaggctggcagctgcagctccgattggacccctagcctaggaacttcaatgcgctgtgagtgcagcccccaaaagacaaacaaacaaacaaacaaacaaaaccccaaaataaaacccagactttgacatttcttgtctcttttctttcttttttgcttaaaaaccatatgaattaaaaaaaaatgtagactatTTTTTTGGAATGCTGTAGTTatagcatacatatatattgaatCCTAGCTCCATTACCATGATCTTCTAATTAATTTGTAATTGAAAACAAAGTTCAGTTAACAAAATCCCCTCAAAGATTAACAcagattttgagtttattgttttgtacttttcaaaCTACTTATGTGAATCTTATGCAGTTTTATcacaaaccacaatgagatatctcctcgtgcctgtcagaatggctatcatcaaaaacaagacaaataacaaacattggtgaggaggtagagaaaagggaaccttcctgcactgttggtgggagtttaacttggtagagccactatggaaaacaggatataggttctcaaaaagctaaaactagaagtaccatatgacccaataattccactcctggatatagatctgaaaagaagaaacactaatctgaaaagatatatgcaccccagtgttcatagcagcattatttacaattgccaagatgcGGAAACAACctgtgtctatcaacagataaatggataaaggagatatgatataggggacacacacacacacacacacacacccaatgtGTGTTTTtacttagccttaaaaagaaatcagattttgccatttgtaggaacatggatggacttggaggcaattatgctgagtgaaaaagtcaaacagagaaagacaaatattgcattacatcacttatatgtggactctaaaaataTAACAACCTAGTGACTCtaacaaaaagaagcagattcacaaatgtagagaacaaactagtgagaGGCGGCAAGTGGGCGTGGCAACATGGTGGTAGGAGactgagaggtacaaactattgtgtgtaaaataagctacaagtatatattttacaacacagagaatataagcatattttataactagaaatgGAGGATaacttaaaattgtgaatcacggTATTGTACACCTGTTGACATCTAATATTGTACATAACtgtatttcagaaaaaataaagggagttcccattgtggctcagtggtaaggaacctgactagtatccatgaagatgcaggtttgctccctggcctcgctcagtggttcagtgatccggcattggcatgagctgtggtgtaggtcacagacgtggctcgatctggtgttgctgtggctgtggcgcaggctggcagtgCAGCTCCAGTTTGCTAGCCTTggacttccataggctgagggcgcagccctaaaaagaccaaaaagaacaccccctgccccaaaaaagagaacagaaaagagagaaaataaattgccTAACTTTGGCTTTTCaccaacaacaataaaatctGAAGGGAAGAAGACACATGGCTTGCCGAAGTTTAAATGACCTCTGTGTGGCAAAATCAAGGTAATGACAGTAGAGTTTTGGTTCTGAGGCCCTTTGTCGTGACCAGCAATGCCCAGGGTAAACTAGAAGGTCTGAAATCCTACCACTGCCATCTCTGAACCTTGAACCACTCTTTGGTACTTTGACACTCACACTGCACACATGAGCGTGGGTCACAGGCAACTTTACTGAAGAACTAAGAAGGAATCCAGCTTGTTCTCAGCAAGAATGGAGACTAAATGCTGTGAAGGACCAGCTTCTTCTCTACCCCAGAAGTTTCTGCTCCCCATCCAGACAGATGGCTCCAGTCCCCTCATACCCATTCCTGTGCAGCGTATTCCCTAAACCCCCCTGAGTGTGTCTCAGCAGTGCAGGCACAGATGTGTCATCAGataatcacagacacagctctggctTCCAGGCCAGATTCAGGTGTTTTATGCTCTTTTATTGGCCTCAGCGTCACATACTGTATTCTCTGTCTTACAAACATGGGACTGGAAGGTCAGGGTATCACATGCTATGACAGCATTAAGTGAGTTGAAGCACACGAAGTTTTCAAATATAAGTCCATCATATTCCAATTACAATTCGACAACTAAAATAAtaacacttagaggaaaaagtAGTACCTGGATTTACTATAGATTTCACAATGATAATACTTTACCATGggaatctggccttgtcactgcagcagctcgggttgctgctgtgatgcgggTTTCCTCCCTGGCCCGGTAACTTCCCCATGCCACCAATGTGGCCAAAAATGATTTTTACCATGGGAGTAAATTTTCTGTCTATAATAATGTCGTATTAACatatgttttaaatacttttctgAAACATTGCAGAGTCTAATGCACACTTACGCCTAAGTGCTCCTGAGAGTATCTCCTAAAGACAGGATCTAATCCAGGATCACTGATTAGATGTTTGTGTTATGTCTCTTAGTGTGCTTTCTTTCTCACTCTACTGTGTCtaaccttttttcccccaccctctcccgACTCAGGCCCTAGTGGTCTCTGGGACTCTTCCAAGTCATTGGAATCCTGAGTCTCACAATTTGAGTAGTCATTGGTTTTATGATAGCTGTaagactatttttgtttgtttgtttttgctttttagggcggcacccactgcacagggaagttcccaggctaggagtcgaatcggagctgtagctgctaggctataccacaaccacaccaatgcctgatccgagctgaatctgcaacctccaccacagctcatgacaataccggatccttaacccactggcaaggccaggggttgaacctgcaaccttatggtcactagttggatttgtttccgctgcaccacagtggaactcctggaAGACGGTTTTTGAACCAGAATTGTGATTTGCACTTACTTGAATCATCTCCCTTAGAGCAGGGTGCACTTCTGCCTTGCAGGTAGTTTTGCCATGCAGACCTGAGGACACCTCTCGTGAGAACAAAATCATGGGTAAgcctttttgatttctccttaaaGTCAATCTCAAATACATGTTTGCATTTGTAGTATCTTTAGAGCTAGAGGTTAAAAGATTTTGCCGCTTTCCATTTATTCTTCAGGCAAGACATGCTTGgttgggagaagaagaaaagattttgGCTAACTTCCTTGCAAAGGCAATCTTGAGATTGTTCATGCAACCTATCAAGGATAGAATAGAGTATACTCCCACCTTCGCATGTAATATGAAACTTCCTTCGGCAGAGcttctcagtggttaatgacagTATTCTTCATGCTGGAATATACTGAACATATATGACTTGGAAATGTGAAGCAGTCTCGTACAAACGGCATGTTTCTGTGGCTTTTCCCTGCCACTACCCTCaacattctttatccttaaatTTTTGGTGTATTCCCTTAGGAAGTCCCAATATTTCAGAGTCTGGAAAACACTCACAATTTTGAAATTAGTTGTCTTTACAGGCCTTCAAGATGAAGAAGCAGTCAGAATAGCTCTTAACTGTCTCATAACTAAGCTTTTGACACAAATCTTGCTGGGTTTTTCCCTCCAAACTAAAAATTACCAATGCCTCTGTGTTTAAGACTAGGTTAGACAAAGGATGTCTTTAATGAAAATGATTAGAGATATTATTTCACAtcacaaaattttcatttgtattgctctcttctgtgtgtgtgtgtgtgtgtgtaaaattaaaaaacccatttGGCAACCAGCCACCAATCAGGcaaattgtaaaattatttagaattttttccaaACTGTATATACCAAAGTCTATTTGTCTCAAGAACTGGACCAAGCatcgatgatttttttttttcaaatggctgcacctgcagcatatgaagttcccaggctggggttgaattggagctgcagctaggtCCTGtgcccagccacagcagtaccagatgcatctgcaacctatggctcagcttctggcaattctgggtccttatgctgagtgaggccagggatcaaaccttatcCTCATaagacattgggtccttaacccactgagccacaacgggaactccagatgatcttttttttttttttaaaattaaaattagatatgggttggagttcccgtcgtggctaaatTGGTTAacaaattgactaggaaccatgaagttgcaggttcgatccctggccttgctcagtgggttaaggatccagcattgccgtgagctgtggtgtaggttgcagacgtggctcagatcccgcgttgctgtggctctggtgtaggccggtggctacagctctgatttgaccctagcctgggaacctccatatgctgccggagcagcccagaatggcaaaaagacaaaaaaaaaaaaaattagatataggTCACAGTTGGTTCTTCTTGGAAGAACATGCCATTTTCCATTAATAGTTTGCTTAGATTTTGATTGTACCAGAATGCATGTCAGAAAAGTTCAAAtgattcttgtttttcttacctGGTAATGTCTTCACTACACACACTGTTGATTTCTCATCATATTAATTCAGTATCAAGTAACAATAAAATCctttatttgcttaaaaacatAACTAATTTTTCAATGAAGTTTTAGGTTGAGTATGAATCCTAgaactaagtttatttttgtaactaaGGTACTTTTACCTTTTAATGATATAGATTCTGAGCATCAGAGAGCTACTTGTGTTCATTGAAGTAATCAGTTGCTTTCCATTCTAGAAATATCAATTGTTTCTTTCTCATAATGATTCTTGCACTGTTTCAGAAGGCATTCCTGCTGTTTCCATCATGCGCCAAATGTTTACATGTTGTGGTTCGTTATTAATCACTAATTTTCTCTTACTGATTCAGAAGGTTCATGCTTATGCTCTTTAAAcagaaatgttaagaaaattaTGCACATATTTTGCcacctatttaatttattttaatatttaagaataattttaaggtttttaggtaaatattcaaaccctgtatactttttttaaaacaagaccaCAATGAGTTTTTCAAGAAGAAGTAGCGTCTCCATAAGTTGAGGCTGATAGTCTCATGAGACTCTGGTTGGtctaaggtttatttatttattttttctttttatttatttatttatttattttttgaatttattacatttattgttgtacaatgatcatcacaatccaatttataggatttccatcctgtgacccagtgcatcctcccaccccctgaactgtctcctttggaaaccatacgtttttcaaaagtctgcgagtcagtatctgctctgcaaagaagttcattgtgtccttttttcagattccacatgtcagtgaaagcatttgatgttggtgtctgattgtctgactgacttcacttagcatgataatttctaggtccgtccatgttgctaaaaatgccagtatttcgttccttaatggccgagtaatattccattgtgtatatgtaccatcttcttgatccaccctCTGTTgaggggcatttaggttgtttccatgtcttgtctattgacaatagtgctgcaatgaacatcagagtacacttgtctgcgagtcatggttttccctggatagatccCCAGTGGCTAAGGTTTAGAGTGTCTCACTCTGAATGCCCAGTGGAAGCGTGCTGCCTCTTAGACATGGCCAATGTTCAGAAAGTGTGGAATATTTCTTAAGGGACACTGTCATAGGAAATCCACTGATGAATAGTTGCCGTGATGACTAGCTTGAACGAATGGGtttatattattactttattcaCTTCTTAACACCATTAGAATTTTAGTGTGTGCCACCAGAATAGAactctttttaatacatttccaCAAACAGTGCCCTTATGGGTGCATTATTAACCAAGTGTCCCCTTGGTCTAAGAGCATTAGAAAGAACATGAGAAACAGGACACAGGACAAGAAGACCCTGTGCCATGATCTGGGGAAGTATGAGACAGAATGATTTGTCAGAGAAACTCCTATATACCTACTCACttgtaaagaatgtcatttgaTGTCTGCGAACTATCACTTGGAAGGGAAAATGCTCCTCACCAGGTTGCCCCAGGCACCCTTTACATCCTTATTCCTCAgagtgtagatgaaagggttgagTGTAGGAGTCACCACTCCATAGAAGAGAGCCATGAACTTGGGCTGGTCcctagagatggaggaaggggctgaAGGTACATGCTAATGCTGggcataaaagaagaaaactacaatgagatgggAGAACATGTGCCAAAGGCTTTTTTCTTCCTCGAAGATTTAATCTTAATACAGCATGTCGATAGAAGCATAGGAAGCAAGAATGAAGCATAGTGGCACAGCtaacatgaaaatgcaaaccaCAGAGAGTGTGAGCTCATTGGGCCCTTCTCACCACAGGCGCTTATCAGAACAGGAATCTCACATAAGTGATCAGTGTTGACCAAAGGGAAGTAATGGGGGCTCTGAGACAGCGTGGTCATTCCACCAGCCACAAGTGCCACCAGTAGGATACAGGTGCACCGATTCATGATGAGGGTGTAGTGcagaggcttgcagatggccacgtagcgatcAAAAGACATAAGAGCCAAAAAGCAGACATTCTGCCTCCCATTAtgtggaagaaataaagctgaaTGCACAGCCCAGATAGCTGATTGTCTTCTTCGATCGTCCCAGGTGAAACAGATCTGAGGGACAATGCTTGTGGTGTAGCACATGTCCAGAAAGGAGAGGTtggtgaggaagaaatacatggggctGTGCAGACGGGAGTCTAAGGTGGACACCAGAATGATGGCTATGTTTCCCACCATGGCCATGGGGTATGTTAGAAGCAGAATAATGAACAGAGGAAGCTCCAGCCAGGGACGATCTGCAAAGCCTAGTAGAATAAACTCTTCTGGATGGCTTTTGTTAATTCGTTCCATTATCTGCAGTTTGCTTCCCTGTAtcagagcaagggcaggaaggTAGAAAGATTTGGAAATGACAAACACAATTGTGTATAGTGGGAGTATATGCACACAATTAAGCATCCATTCGTAGAAGATTGGGTGCAGTcacttgggtgggtgggggaggataaTTAAAGATGTGACACCAGGGGACTTAATTTCTCCTCTGACCCTACAGCATAAGACAGCACCTTAAGCAAGTAACCAAACTTTCTGAAATGGAATCTATACTCTGTGTGATAAAGATGACCAATAAGCATGTCCTTGGGCTCTGGTAAGGATTGAATGCCAAGCAGAAGCGACTGTGTTTCAGATGCTCCAAAGTAATGCTCTTTCATCCCTTGGTTTGCAGAAATACCAGCTAAGTTTATTGGTTCCTACCTTCAGGTGCCGGATAAATAGATGTGGCTGGGTCTAGGAATCCAGATAGGTCTTTTTCAGAATCCCTGGCTGCAAGGCCTTACTGAAATGTTAAGAAGAGTGAAAGGGTGGAGTTAGCTCTAGCACAAGGAGGAGGTGAGAGAACTAGCTACCCTAGCCCTTAGTATCATCTAGATAGCTTGTCCAGATGCAGGTTGAATTTATTACATCATCCCCATGGGACTAAGAAGGCTTTTACAATTTAAATCCATCTTGGTCATTTAGAATTGAGCAAAGAAACTTTTAAACCCTTAGATGACAGCTTTGCTGAAGGTATAAACTGAGAGACTTTAGCTATAAATATGTTTCCCCAACTCAAACATTTGTTGTTGGATGTCCTTTTTTGCATAACTACTTGTTAAACCAGGCCTTGTTTGTTCATGTCAGAATTTTATTATCTATCTGTAGAGTTTTTCTTTTATCcgttatttttttttagtaaggcCTTGCCTGTTCAAGTCAACACGACTTACTTATGTTATTAGTAAGACTCCAAAACGACATTTAACATGTCAGGGCTGGACAGTTTTCACatactctgtttctctgagtcctCAAGGCCATGTGTGAGGTGTCACATCGAACTCCCCTGGGCTAAGATATTATTTTGATTCCAAAATAACCCTAGGTCTGTTGTGCACAGtgagataatataataataattccagCTAATCCTTAATGAGCCTTGTGTGCCAAACAGTACAGTAAACCTTTCAGACCCATGAATCATCTAGTAC
Protein-coding sequences here:
- the LOC110258525 gene encoding olfactory receptor 2B11-like, whose product is MERINKSHPEEFILLGFADRPWLELPLFIILLLTYPMAMVGNIAIILVSTLDSRLHSPMYFFLTNLSFLDMCYTTSIVPQICFTWDDRRRQSAIWAVHSALFLPHNGRQNVCFLALMSFDRYVAICKPLHYTLIMNRCTCILLVALVAGGMTTLSQSPHYFPLVNTDHLCEIPVLISACGEKGPMSSHSLWDQPKFMALFYGVVTPTLNPFIYTLRNKDVKGAWGNLVRSIFPSK